In Oryza sativa Japonica Group chromosome 2, ASM3414082v1, the following are encoded in one genomic region:
- the LOC107280118 gene encoding uncharacterized protein, with product MDLETIKILLRYPRGSVEYLAGVDGFLEFAYKDKLEDTKIYCPCETCVHTMLLSKNDVYDHLVCNGMLQSYNQWDFHGESSEEQIRNQQPQPHNEDMRANMHELINDSLRTVYDDMPMSDSADSPCTHTDGPNLEAQAFYELVKDSKKPLWDGCELSHLSLLVLLFNMKSMNKWSDKSFGDLLDILHMAIPNGKELPKNFYEAKKVVSKFGLDYQQIHACPNNCQLFWKEKVNDDFCSTCKASRWKDKKPETKLTKKERKKATPIKVLRYFPIKERLKRLFMCRETASLPRWHDEERLVEDGVLRHPADSPAWKNFDKRFKQFASDSRNIRFGLATDGFNPYGMLSSTYSCWPVVLVIYNLPPWLCMKEPNLLMPLIIPGPKSPGDNIHVFL from the coding sequence ATGGATTTAGAAACCATCAAGATTCTTTTGCGCTACCCTAGAGGTTCTGTTGAGTACTTAGCTGGAGTAGATGGATTTCTTGAATTTGCATATAAAGATAAGTTAGAGGATACAAAGATTTATTGTCCATGTGAAACATGCGTACATACTATGCTACTTTCAAAAAATGATGTCTATGATCATTTGGTGTGCAATGGAATGCTTCAGAGTTATAACCAATGGGATTTTCATGGTGAGTCTTCAGAGGAGCAAATTAGGAACCAACAACCACAGCCTCACAATGAAGACATGCGTGCTAACATGCACGAATTAATTAATGACTCACTTAGGACTGTGTATGACGACATGCCTATGAGTGATTCTGCAGATTCGCCATGTACACACACTGATGGACCAAATTTAGAAGCTCAAGCATTTTATGAGTTGGTGAAAGATTCAAAGAAGCCTTTATGGGATGGATGTGAACTATCACACTTATCTCTGCTAGTGCTTTTGTTCAATATGAAATCCATGAACAAATGGAGTGATAAATCATTTGGAGATCTACTTGATATTCTTCACATGGCAATTCCAAATGGAAAAGAATTGCCAAAAAACTTTTATGAGGCTAAGAAGGTGGTTTCAAAATTTGGTCTAGATTATCAACAAATTCATGCATGTCCCAATAACTGTCAGCTGTTTTGGAAAGAGAAGGTTAATGATGATTTTTGTTCAACTTGTAAGGCTTCTAGATGGAAAGATAAAAAACCAGAAACCAAGTTaacgaagaaagaaagaaagaaagcaacACCAATCAAAGTCTTACGATATTTTCCAATAAAGGAGAGGCTGAAAAGATTGTTCATGTGTAGAGAAACAGCATCGCTCCCACGTTGGCATGATGAAGAGCGCTTAGTAGAGGATGGTGTGCTTCGACATCCAGCTGATTCTCCGGCATGGAAGAACTTTGATAAAAGATTCAAGCAATTTGCATCTGATTCTCGTAATATACGATTTGGGTTAGCTACAGATGGGTTTAACCCATATGGTATGTTGAGCTCTACCTATAGTTGCTGGCCAGTTGTTTTAGTAATATATAATCTTCCACCATGGCTCTGCATGAAGGAACCTAATCTTCTAATGCCATTAATAATTCCTGGGCCCAAAAGTCCTGGAGATAACATTCATGTTTTCCTCTAG